The genomic segment TAGTATTAGAGAGAATAAGAACCAGGAGGGGCAGTGATTCAAGATCAAAAGTTAGCAAGGCAAAGGGAGAACAGgtatcaaaatattgcaaaacaAACTCATACATCCATAACTATGATGAGATTGCACACGTTTCTGCAGAGTAAACCTCAATGTAAATAATATTAATACTCTTAAGAGCTAAATTTTATTTAGCACATAGtatgagataggcactgttctaagcatttgACATGGATGCGGGATGCCTTTCAAAGCTGCTTTGTTTCTGGTCAAAGGGGCAATTCTTTCCTCTCTGAAAGGAAATCATTTGAATAAACTATGAGTTGAGGTTAGGGATTCAAGGCTGGGACTAGTTAGTGAGTTATTCTTTTTCATGTCATGCTGGTCAAGAGCCATAAATAAAACCTAAACTATCTGCCTGAGTTTGTATATCTCAAGATAAAGATAGCTATATTATCAAtctattttcttgatataaataaatatagggtcactatgagttggaatgcactcaatggcaatgagttcagTTCAGTTGAAATATAATCTGAGGCAAAAGTTAGAAAGGCAAATCACTTTGTGCTCATGTAAAGTTCATTAAAAGTGATTGCATTTTAATTAGCTAGAAGGCAACTTGCATTTCTACAAACTCATCTTTGgatgtttttctttccttgttttgCATTTGGACATTGGAAGATCCACCATAAATAAGCTTTCTGAATCATTTAATGCATGTCTAACTTGGTTGTACAGTTTTCAAATTGAAAGATGTTATCCATATTTCTATgccatttttctcctttaattcaaaaggagaaaaaatacacaactgaacaaaaaactaagaattacagggaagagaaaaaaaaaaaagtatcctgaATTTATGATCCAGAGACCAACAGTAGTCAAAATTTTAAATCTGACCTTTTATATGAACTATTTTgggatgattttttaaattaatttccttttaactgaaattttttattataattttatgaaAGGTATttcaataacttaaaaaaattctGACATCTGTATTCAAAAAACTCTCCTCCTattaaaaacagataaaaaatagttttttcagttatataaaattttaaataaaatactacttttataatttacaataATTTCATGTTTTGGAATTTCTGCCTAGAACAGATGCTTTATTTTGAATGCAGAACTAGCATGAAGATTCTCCTGGGGGGTCAGAACCAACTTCTAACATCTGCTTGATCTTTGTCAACAGACTCAAGATTACTCCTAACCCTGTTCTGGAGGGGTTTATTGTGATATTTCCATGGCCAAAGGCAACCATTCAGCTGTGACTGAGTTCATcctcttgggactcacagataACCCAGACCTTCAAGCCATTCTCTTTAGTGTcttcctagtgatctactttgtTAGTGTCCTGGGTAATCTTGGTTTGATCGTGCTAATCCAAATCAGTCCTCAGCTTCACacacccatgtatttttttctcaaacacctggcttttattgatttttcttttacttcatctgtcACCCCAAACACCTTAGTGAACTTTTTGTGTGAAGTGAAAAGTATAACGTTTTATGCATGTGCCACCCAGGTATGTTGCTTTATCACATTTGGAGTTTGCGAATTCTCCTTGCTTTCCATCATGGCATATGATCGGTATGTTGCCGTCTGCAACCCTTTACTCTATGTCATTCTCATGCCTAGAAAACTCTGTTTTCAACTCGTTGTTATTACGTATGTGTATGCTTTTACTGTGGCTCTTGTACAGACAGTGGTGACGttctgcttgtctttttgtgactctAATATGGTCAACCACTTCTACTGTGACGATATTCCTTTGGTTGCTTTGGCCTGTTCTGACACCCAAGTCAAAGAGCTGATGTTGTTAATCATTGCTGGGTTCAATACACTTTTCTCTCTACttattgtgttagtttcctaTGGCTTCATTGTCTTAGCCATCCTTAGGATCCACTCTGCTGAAGGAGGACAGAAAGCCTTTTCCACCTGTGTGTCCCACCTGACCTCCATCACAATATTTTATGGGACCATCATTTTTATGTACCTACGACCCAAGTCAAGCCATTCTCTGATCACAGATAAAGTTGCTTCAGTGTTTTATGTGGTGGTTATTCCCATGCTAAACCCACTGATCTACAGcttgagaaaccaagaaataaaaaatgcacTGAGAAGAATTATAGAAAAGTTGTGTTTGGTTATCAGATAAATGAAGAATCATAGGACAGAGATCTGTAAACTTAGAGTTATGTTTTGTCTAGTGTCATGGTGTTGGTTAATGACAAATCCAAATACCTTACTTCGAGTATTCAAGCACACTTTTTGAGGAATAGCTCTGTCAACTCAAAGCGAGTCTCATCCACTGTTTATTcccaatattttccccatgaaatgtattttgtaaattttattttgttgttaaaagaagggagaaagagagagggagttaaaaagaaggagggagagagaaacctTTTCGTCCATGATGTGCTTCCTCAACAGAGTATTGGGAAATAGTTATTTTTTCTGAAATCCATGTAATACTGAGAAATTTGTGTTTTAGTAAAATTGACATCTGGTATCTTACACTGAAAAACTGCTGCATAGGTAATCTGGAAAACATGCCAAAATTTAATAGCAGGAATATTGAGTTGGTACACTCTGCATAATTTTCCTAACAGTCCACTTTCTCTGCTTCTAGCTGGGAATCATAACACTAGCAGAGTTATCATGACACTGAACATTTAATGGCACTGATCCTGTATCAGTTTAGCTTATTAGAGCCACTTCAGACCATTAAAATTCACTGCTTGCTATATATGAATGTGTGGTTAGGCCTATTCTATACAAGTGTGTACTTAGAACTTGGATTATTCATTCAAACAGTTTGGCTAACAATTTTAGCTTTTCCAATTAATGTGATGAGAGAGATAGTTCACATTTCTGTATCTCAACTGCTTCATCCAGAAAAGGTAGTAAGAGTTCCTCTCTCTTAGAATGATtgtgagtagaactgcaccagagagttttcaagaagcagctggtggattcaaactgtggaccttttggttagcagccaagctcttaaacacagcaccaccagggctccgattgTGTAAATTAGATCAGGTTATAAATTGCACAGTTCCAAGCACAAAAGAAGCAAATCATACATTTTGGCTATTACatttaattattaatattataatTGCCTTAATGGTTCCTTTGATTTTGTCTTAGAAAATGGAGTAGCCGTTTTGGAAACGGCTTACCAACATGatatactttattttaaaatctacaaaatgaaagtataaaagctaaaaaattattttttttgcaATCTTTTAAAGCAATGTTAtgcttttaaatttctttttatgtgtattgATGAACATGTTTTgaattgattttttattttggaagGGGCAGTTCCCTCATACCTGATTCTCAATGTTACTCAGtgttttcttcaaaaaaaaaaaaaaaaatttcactctTGTTACATCTAGTAAAGTTTAGGttaataaattattcatttattcagttataaattttttaaataaaattagagCTAGCATCAATTGACTGTTTTGCTGTAGGGTGTTTAGTGCAGTGctttaaatctattttctcagTTAACTCTCCATTTTATCAAGAGAATTGTCAAAGTAGTTTATACATAGCCAATATCTGGAAGAACAAAGGATTGAATATAGTTTTGTCAAACCAGAAAGCtcagtttttaattacctttctaTACTTCTGAGGACAGTTGTAGGATGTTGGGATATTTTTAAAGATTAGAACTAATTGAAGGCAGACTCTTTTTGACATCAGTATTGGGTAATGCAGGGGACTTCAGATGACTATGTAGGGGTCATATGCGATGGTGATCATGAAGGTAAGAAAGCAACCCTGTTGTCTTGCGCAAGCATGGAAATGAATAGCGTTGCCTTCCACAGCAAAGTTCATCATCATCTTCTGGGTAATGACAGAAGAGTAGCAAAGGTCTA from the Loxodonta africana isolate mLoxAfr1 chromosome 7, mLoxAfr1.hap2, whole genome shotgun sequence genome contains:
- the LOC135231916 gene encoding olfactory receptor 5AL1-like, which encodes MAKGNHSAVTEFILLGLTDNPDLQAILFSVFLVIYFVSVLGNLGLIVLIQISPQLHTPMYFFLKHLAFIDFSFTSSVTPNTLVNFLCEVKSITFYACATQVCCFITFGVCEFSLLSIMAYDRYVAVCNPLLYVILMPRKLCFQLVVITYVYAFTVALVQTVVTFCLSFCDSNMVNHFYCDDIPLVALACSDTQVKELMLLIIAGFNTLFSLLIVLVSYGFIVLAILRIHSAEGGQKAFSTCVSHLTSITIFYGTIIFMYLRPKSSHSLITDKVASVFYVVVIPMLNPLIYSLRNQEIKNALRRIIEKLCLVIR